The region TGCGGCCGGGCGGGACCCTGCTGGCCACCACGGGGCACCGCGCCTGGACCGGGACGGACCCCGACTGGCTGGGAGGCGGCGTCCCCATGTGGTGGAGCCAGGCGGACGCCGCCCGCTACCGCGAGTGGATCACCGGGGCGGGGCTGGTGGTGGAGGCGGAGGAGTTCGTGCCCGAAGGGGAGGGCGGACACGCCCTGTTCCTCGCCCGCCGCCCCTGAACAGGGCCGTCGGGACACCCGCGCGGGGCGGGCGGGCTTGGAGGAACCGGTGGGGACGGAGTACCCTGGAGGTGTGGCGCCGTCCCGCGCCCAACCCCCGGTTCCGGCGCCCACGCCGCCGGCTGAGAGGGGGCAAAGGGGACCTGAGAGTCCTCGGGACGCCGGTCTGATGCGCCCTACCGGCGGGGTGGACGAGCGTGGGTCGTGCCGCCGTCGCCCAGGAGCCGTCATGACCAGGCACAAGTCCTTCAAGCAGCAGGTCCGCACCCGGATGGCCAAGACCGGGGAGAGCTACACCGCGGCCCGCGCCCACCTGCTCCCCGACGGGGCCCGCCCCGCGGCCGGGGAGGCCCCCGCACCCGCCGCCACGGCACCGGAGCCGGCCGCGCCCGCCGCCCCGGAGCAGACCACCGCGACCATGCGGGCCCGGGTGTCCTCCGACGCGGTGCGCGAGCGCACCGGGCGCGGCTACGACGAGTGGTTCGCCGTGCTGGACGCCTGGGGCGCCACCGGTCGCACCCACAAGGAGATCGCCGCCCACCTGGTCCGGGAGCGGGGCGTCGCGGGCTGGTGGGCGCAGTCGCTGACGGTCGCCTACGAGCAGGAGCGCGGGATGCGCGCCCCCGGCCAGCGCAAGGACGGCTACTCGGCCAACGCCTCCAAGACGGTGCGCGCGCCGGCGGAAGAGGTCTTCGCGGCGCTGTCGGAGAAGGACGTCCGCGAGCGGTGGCTGGCCGACGCCGACCTGACGGTGCGCTCGGACAACCCGCCCAAGCGGGTCACCGCCGACCTGGGCGACGGCACCCGGGTGGTCTTCTACCTCACCGCCAGGGACGCCGACCGGGTGTCGGTGGCGGTGGAGCAGTCCCGGCTGGCCGACCCGGACGCGGCCACCGGGGCCAAGGAGTTCTGGCGCGAGCGCCTGGGCCGCCTCAAGGACCTGGTGGAGCGGGATTCCTGACCTGTCCCCTCGCAGGTCCGGTGCGGCCGCCCGAGCGGGCGGCCGCACCGGGAACACGCGGTGCCGGGCCTCGGGGCCGCCGCCCTAGGGGACCGGGACCGCTGCGGGCAGGGTGAGGGCCAGGGGGTCGGGGGCCAGCGCCGACAGGAAGTCCGCGGCGTCGAACACCTCGCCCGGGGCCAGGGCCCCGACGGCGCGGACGCGCCCGTCCAGCAGGCGCACCACCGCCTCGGCCAGCAGCGGCGCGGTCACCGCGTAGATGTCCTGCCCCGAGGCGGTGGCCCGCCGCTCGGTCCCCTCCACCCGCACCCGCACGTCGACGGCGAACCGCTGGGCCGACCTGCCGGTGGCGTCGGCGGCCTCGGGGCCGGGCGTGGCCGGGTCGCGCAGCTCGGCCAGGGGCCCCTCGTTGAGGTAGGAGGTGATCCGGTCCGCGCCCAGGTGGCGGTGGAGCAGCACGATCTCGGAGAAGGGCAGGGGGACCGTCGCCTGGCGCCCCAGCGGCCCGGGGAAGTCCCAGTCGCGGCCGGCGGGCGCGACCTCCTCCAGCCGCACGAGCCGGCCCCCCTCGACGAGCAGGCGCGGGGCCGTGTTGCGCTCGCCGGTGACGCGCGTGCCCTCGGTGGGCCGCCACCCGTCCAGGCCCACGGCCACGGTGACCTCCTGCACCGGGTCGCCGCCGGCCGCGGCGGTGGCCAGCAGGTCGGCCAGCCCACCGTAGAACGCCATCGCGGGCAGCACCGCCACCCCCGCCGCCGCGGCGGACGCGGCGTGCTCGCGCAGGGTCGCCGCGGCGGCGGGCTGCTCGGCGGTCACGTCCAGGTAGTGGGCCCCGGCCGCGACGGCGGCCGCCGCCACCGGCCCGGCGGTGTCCAGGAAGGGGCCGGCGGCGTTGACCACCGCCGCGGCGCCCGCCACCGCCCGGCCCAGCGCCCGCGCGTCCGGGGCCGGGCGCACCTCCAGGCCGGGGTGGGCCGGGGCCAGGTCCGCGAGGCGGTCCGCGTTGCGCCCGGAGAGCACCGGCTCCAGCCCGCGCCGCAGCAGTTCGGCCACCACGAACCTGCCGGTGTGCCCGTAGGCCCCGTACACCACTACCCTGCCGCGCGCGGACCGATGAGTCGTCGAGGAGTTCATGACCCCTATCCTCGGGCCCGGCAGGCCCCACCGACCAGCGTCCGATCCGACGCCCTGCGTACACTTTCGGACATGCACACGGTCGGGATCGCCCTGCACGAGCACACCATGCCCTACGAGACGGCGATCGCCGCCGAGGTCTTCGGGGTGGACCGCTCCGACCTGTCCGCCGACGGCGACTGGTACCGGCTGAGCGCGCACACCGCCGACGGCGCCCCCGCCCCCCTGCTGCCGGGGGTGCCCGCCCGCCGCTGGGAGGACCTGGCCGCGGTGGACACCGTGGTCGTGCCCGCCTCCCACCGGCCGCTGGAGGAGCCCGACCCGGTGTTCCTGGCGGCGCTGCGCGCCGCCCACGCCGCCGGGCGGCGGGTGGTCTCGCTGTGCACGGGGGCGTTCGTACTGGCCGCCGCGGGGCTGCTGGACGGCCTTGCGGCCACCACGCACTGGATGCACGCCGGTGAGCTGGCCCGCCGCCACCCGCGCGTGGACGTGCGCGCCGACGTCCTGTACACCGACGGCGGGCGGGTGCTGACCGCCGCGGGCAAGACGGCGGCGCTGGACCTGTGCCTGCACGTGGTGCGCACCGACCACGGGGCCGCCGCGGCCAACGGGCTGGCCCGGCGCCTGGTCGCACCGGCCCACCGGCCGGGCGGGCAGGCCCAGTTCATCGCCCCGCCCGCCGTGCCGCGCACCCGCGACGGGCTGGGCGAGGCCCTGGAGTGGGCCCGCGCCCGGCTGGACCGGCCGCTGACCGTGGCCGACCTGGCCCGCCGGGCGGGGCTGAGCCCGCGGCAGCTGGCCCGGCGCATGCACGCCGAGGCCGGGGCGTCCCCGCTGGAGTGGCTGCACCGCCAGCGCGTGGGCCTGGCCCGGGAGCTGCTGGAGGGCACCGACGCGAGCGTGGAGCAGATCGCCGCCCGCTGCGGCATGGGCACGGCCGCCACGCTGCGCCGCCACTTCCACCGCGCCGTCGGGGTGAGCCCCCTGGCCTACCGCTCGGCCTTCCGCTCCCTGCACCCCTCCCGCTGACCCGCCCGCCGCGGGGAGCGCGGCGGGCGGGCCGGCGGCACCGCCGCCCGCCGGGTCAGCGGCCCAGGTAGGTGCGCAGGTGGCGGGCGGTCAGGGTGTCGCCCTTCTCGACCAGCTCGGCCGGGGAGCCCTCGAACACCACCCGGCCGCCCTCGTGCCCGGCGCCCGGGCCCAGGTCGATGATGTGGTCGGCGTGCGCCATCACCGCCTGGTGGTGCTCGATCACGATCACCGTGTTGCCGTCGTCCACCAGCCGGTCCAGCAGCGCCAGCAGCCGGTCCACGTCGGCCAGGTGCAGGCCGGTGGTGGGCTCGTCCATCACGTACACCGCGCCCTGGCGGGCCATGGAGATCGCCAGCTTCAGCCGCTGGCGCTCGCCGCCCGACAGGGTGGTCAGCGGCTGGCCCAGGCCCAGGTAGCCCAGGCCCACGTCGTGCAGCCGGTCCAGGATGACCCGGGCGTTGCCGGAGGCGAAGAAGTCCCGGGCCTCCACCACCGACATGGCCAGCACCTGGCTGATGTCCTTGCCGCGCAGGGTGTGGGCCAGCACCTCGGGGCGGAACCGCTTGCCCTCGCACTGCTCGCAGGTGGTGGCCACCCCGGCCATCATCGCCAGGTCGGTGTAGATGACCCCGGCGCCCT is a window of Nocardiopsis changdeensis DNA encoding:
- a CDS encoding saccharopine dehydrogenase NADP-binding domain-containing protein gives rise to the protein MNSSTTHRSARGRVVVYGAYGHTGRFVVAELLRRGLEPVLSGRNADRLADLAPAHPGLEVRPAPDARALGRAVAGAAAVVNAAGPFLDTAGPVAAAAVAAGAHYLDVTAEQPAAAATLREHAASAAAAGVAVLPAMAFYGGLADLLATAAAGGDPVQEVTVAVGLDGWRPTEGTRVTGERNTAPRLLVEGGRLVRLEEVAPAGRDWDFPGPLGRQATVPLPFSEIVLLHRHLGADRITSYLNEGPLAELRDPATPGPEAADATGRSAQRFAVDVRVRVEGTERRATASGQDIYAVTAPLLAEAVVRLLDGRVRAVGALAPGEVFDAADFLSALAPDPLALTLPAAVPVP
- a CDS encoding GlxA family transcriptional regulator, whose product is MHTVGIALHEHTMPYETAIAAEVFGVDRSDLSADGDWYRLSAHTADGAPAPLLPGVPARRWEDLAAVDTVVVPASHRPLEEPDPVFLAALRAAHAAGRRVVSLCTGAFVLAAAGLLDGLAATTHWMHAGELARRHPRVDVRADVLYTDGGRVLTAAGKTAALDLCLHVVRTDHGAAAANGLARRLVAPAHRPGGQAQFIAPPAVPRTRDGLGEALEWARARLDRPLTVADLARRAGLSPRQLARRMHAEAGASPLEWLHRQRVGLARELLEGTDASVEQIAARCGMGTAATLRRHFHRAVGVSPLAYRSAFRSLHPSR